A genomic stretch from Lycium ferocissimum isolate CSIRO_LF1 unplaced genomic scaffold, AGI_CSIRO_Lferr_CH_V1 ctg6749, whole genome shotgun sequence includes:
- the LOC132045479 gene encoding scarecrow-like protein 15, whose translation MKVPFSTNDNVSSKPLISSSNNNNNNNNNNNLRNATFPATTNGPNLCYEPKSVLELRRSPSPIVEKAHITTNPDFEDPLQLGDHVLSNFEDWDSLMRELGLHDDSASLSKTNPQLTLTQTESLTQFHNLSEFSADSTHFTSPDFSFTDSTFPQHFVSPQGSFINALDLSHDIHQNWNNNNNNVGFDYVDELIRFAECFETNAFQLAHVILARLNQRLRSAVGKPLQRAAFYFKEALQAQLAGSTRQTRPSSSSDVIQTIKSYKIFSNISPIPMFSSFTANQAVLEAVDGSMLVHVIDFDIGLGGHWASFMKELADKAECRKSNVPVLRITALVPEEYAVESRLIRENLNQFARELNIGFEIDFVLIRTFELLSFKAIKFMEGEKTAVLLSPTIFKRVGSGFINDLRRISPNVVVHVDSEGLLGYGALSFRQTVIDGLEFYSTLLESLEAANISGGNCSDWMRKIENFVFFPKIVDMVGAVGRRGAGGSWKDAMVAAGFRPVGLSQFADFQADCLLGRVQVRGFHVAKRQAEMLLCWHDRALVATSAWRCL comes from the coding sequence ATGAAAGTGCCCTTTTCCACTAATGACAACGTGAGTTCTAAACCATTGATtagcagcagcaacaacaacaacaacaacaacaacaacaataatctcCGTAACGCTACTTTTCCGGCCACCACCAACGGCCCTAATTTGTGCTACGAACCCAAATCAGTCCTCGAACTCCGTCGTAGTCCTAGCCCTATCGTCGAAAAGGCGCATATCACAACAAACCCCGATTTCGAAGATCCTCTTCAGTTAGGTGATCATGTTCTAAGCAACTTCGAAGATTGGGATTCTTTGATGAGAGAACTTGGCTTACACGACGATTCTGCTTCACTTTCAAAAACTAACCCTCAACTAACCCTCACCCAAACCGAGTCCCTAACTCAGTTCCATAATCTCTCCGAATTCTCAGCTGACTCAACTCACTTCACTAGCCCTGATTTTTCTTTCACTGATAGCACTTTCCCTCAACACTTCGTTAGCCCTCAAGGAAGTTTCATTAACGCCCTTGATCTATCTCATGATATCCACCAAAActggaacaacaacaacaacaacgtagGATTTGATTACGTGGATGAACTCATTCGTTTCGCTGAGTGTTTCGAAACTAACGCTTTTCAACTCGCACATGTGATACTGGCACGGCTCAATCAACGGCTACGATCTGCTGTTGGGAAACCTCTTCAACGAGCTGCCTTTTACTTCAAGGAAGCACTTCAAGCTCAACTCGCCGGGTCAACCCGACAAACTCGTCCATCAAGCTCATCAGACGTGATTCAAACAATCAAATCATACAAAATATTCTCAAATATCTCTCCTATACCTATGTTCTCCAGCTTTACGGCTAACCAAGCCGTGCTTGAAGCAGTTGACGGCTCGATGTTAGTCCACGTCATCGATTTCGATATCGGACTAGGTGGTCACTGGGCTTCCTTCATGAAAGAGTTAGCTGACAAAGCCGAGTGTCGCAAATCCAACGTACCAGTTCTCCGAATAACCGCTCTAGTTCCTGAAGAATACGCTGTTGAATCAAGGTtaattagagaaaatttaaaccAATTTGCACGTGAACTTAACATCGGGTTCGAAATTGATTTTGTTCTAATCCGTACATTTGAGTTGTTATCATTCAAAGCAATAAAGTTCATGGAAGGAGAGAAGACGGCAGTACTTTTATCACCCACTATCTTTAAACGGGTCGGGTCAGGTTTTATAAACGATCTTCGTCGTATATCACCTAACGTGGTGGTACATGTGGACAGTGAAGGGCTGCTGGGATACGGTGCGTTGTCGTTTAGGCAAACAGTGATTGACGGGCTTGAATTTTACTCCACGTTATTGGAATCACTTGAAGCTGCAAATATAAGTGGTGGGAATTGCAGTGATTGGATGAGGAAAATTGAGAATTTTGTGTTTTTTCCTAAGATAGTTGATATGGTGGGTGCTGTAGGGCGGCGAGGTGCGGGTGGTTCTTGGAAGGATGCGATGGTGGCTGCTGGATTCCGGCCAGTGGGGTTAAGTCAGTTTGCTGATTTTCAAGCAGATTGTTTGTTGGGGAGGGTACAGGTTAGGGGATTCCACGTGGCAAAGAGACAAGCTGAGATGTTGCTGTGTTGGCATGATAGGGCACTAGTAGCCACGTCAGCTTGGAGGTGtttataa